From the genome of Glycine max cultivar Williams 82 chromosome 2, Glycine_max_v4.0, whole genome shotgun sequence, one region includes:
- the LOC100785578 gene encoding protein ESKIMO 1 isoform X2, with translation MGTMKGRKNNNLSIFVVVFSIFLFGLFMYNEDVKSIAEFPFSSPKAHETQEGGEPNKHVDSVQDSVVVQRESEKKDVEDTATVKVSSKRSTSRAQLEKSGAEDEDSDERVDLKTVVEKEKKIEMPRAEEEEEVEEEEEEKEEEEEEEKVELPPEDCDLFTGEWVLDNVTHPLYKEDKCEFLTSQVTCMKNGRPDSLYQNWKWKPRDCSLPKFKPKLLFQKIRGKRLMFVGDSLNRNQWESMVCMVNSAVPSHNKTWYKTGSLAIFKIQEPEHVTTVEFYWAPFLVESNSDDPNMHSILNRIIMPESIEKHGVNWKDVDYLIFNTYIWWMNTFSMKVLRGSFDEGSTEYDEVPRPIAYGRVINTWSKWIDDNIDPNRTKVFFSSTSPLHIKSENWNNPNGIKCAKEITPVLNMSTPLDVGTDRRLFTIANNVTQSMKVPVYFINITSLSELRKDAHTSVYTIRQGKMLTPEQQADPTTYADCIHWCLPGLPDTWNEFLYTRIISQS, from the exons ATGGGGACAATGAAGGGTCGCAAGAACAACAACCTCTCCATCTTCGTGGTGGTGTTCTCCATCTTCCTCTTTGGGCTCTTCATGTACAACGAGGATGTTAAGTCCATTGCTGAATTCCCATTCTCGAGTCCCAAAGCGCATGAGACACAAGAAGGAGGAGAACCTAATAAACATGTTGATTCTGTTCAAGACAGTGTTGTTGTTCAAAGGGAGAGTGAGAAGAAGGATGTGGAAGACACTGCCACGGTAAAAGTTTCTTCTAAGAGGAGTACTTCAAGGGCTCAGCTAGAGAAGAGTGGTGCTGAGGATGAGGATTCTGATGAGCGTGTTGATTTGAAAACTGTTgtggagaaggagaagaagattgAAATGCCACGTgcggaggaagaggaagaggtggaagaagaagaagaggaaaaagaagaagaagaagaagaggagaaaGTTGAGTTGCCACCAGAAGATTGTGACTTGTTCACTGGGGAGTGGGTTTTGGATAACGTGACACACCCTTTGTACAAAGAAGACAAGTGTGAGTTTCTCACTTCGCAAGTGACATGCATGAAGAATGGACGACCAGATTCTTTGTATCAGAATTGGAAGTGGAAGCCAAGAGATTGTTCTCTGCCAAA GTTCAAACCGAAGCTTTTGTTTCAGAAGATTAGAGGGAAGAGGCTTATGTTTGTTGGAGATTCACTGAATAGGAACCAGTGGGAATCAATGGTTTGTATGGTCAATTCTGCGGTTCCTTCACATAACAAGACCTGGTACAAGACTGGTTCACTTGCTATCTTCAAAATCCAG GAGCCGGAGCACGTTACCACGGTGGAATTCTATTGGGCACCATTCCTTGTAGAGTCAAATTCAGATGATCCAAACATGCACAGCATATTAAACCGTATAATCATGCCTGAATCAATAGAAAAACATGGAGTGAATTGGAAGGATGTGGACTACTTGATCTTTAACACCTACATATGGTGGATGAACACTTTCTCTATGAAAGTCCT ACGAGGGTCATTTGATGAAGGATCCACGGAATATGATGAAGTTCCTCGGCCAATAGCATATGGGAGAGTCATTAACACATGGTCAAAATGGATAGATGACAACATTGACCCAAATCGAACCAAAGTTTTCTTCAGCAGCACGTCCCCTCTTCATATCAA GAGTGAGAATTGGAACAACCCAAATGGTATAAAATGTGCCAAGGAGATCACTCCGGTTCTCAACATGTCAACCCCATTGGATGTAGGGACAGATCGTCGCCTTTTTACAATTGCCAACAATGTGACTCAGTCAATGAAGGTGCCAGTGTACTTCATTAACATCACTTCTTTGTCAGAATTGAGAAAAGATGCACACACTTCTGTTTACACCATACGCCAAGGCAAAATGCTAACTCCAGAACAACAAGCTGATCCTACTACTTATGCCGATTGCATCCATTGGTGTTTACCAGGATTACCTGACACTTGGAACGAGTTCCTCTATACAAGGATCATCTCTCAATCTTGA
- the LOC100785578 gene encoding protein ESKIMO 1 isoform X1 has protein sequence MQPLRRKTPLFTSEMGTMKGRKNNNLSIFVVVFSIFLFGLFMYNEDVKSIAEFPFSSPKAHETQEGGEPNKHVDSVQDSVVVQRESEKKDVEDTATVKVSSKRSTSRAQLEKSGAEDEDSDERVDLKTVVEKEKKIEMPRAEEEEEVEEEEEEKEEEEEEEKVELPPEDCDLFTGEWVLDNVTHPLYKEDKCEFLTSQVTCMKNGRPDSLYQNWKWKPRDCSLPKFKPKLLFQKIRGKRLMFVGDSLNRNQWESMVCMVNSAVPSHNKTWYKTGSLAIFKIQEPEHVTTVEFYWAPFLVESNSDDPNMHSILNRIIMPESIEKHGVNWKDVDYLIFNTYIWWMNTFSMKVLRGSFDEGSTEYDEVPRPIAYGRVINTWSKWIDDNIDPNRTKVFFSSTSPLHIKSENWNNPNGIKCAKEITPVLNMSTPLDVGTDRRLFTIANNVTQSMKVPVYFINITSLSELRKDAHTSVYTIRQGKMLTPEQQADPTTYADCIHWCLPGLPDTWNEFLYTRIISQS, from the exons ATGCAGCCTCTTCGAAGAAAAACTCCTCTATTCACCTCAGAAATGGGGACAATGAAGGGTCGCAAGAACAACAACCTCTCCATCTTCGTGGTGGTGTTCTCCATCTTCCTCTTTGGGCTCTTCATGTACAACGAGGATGTTAAGTCCATTGCTGAATTCCCATTCTCGAGTCCCAAAGCGCATGAGACACAAGAAGGAGGAGAACCTAATAAACATGTTGATTCTGTTCAAGACAGTGTTGTTGTTCAAAGGGAGAGTGAGAAGAAGGATGTGGAAGACACTGCCACGGTAAAAGTTTCTTCTAAGAGGAGTACTTCAAGGGCTCAGCTAGAGAAGAGTGGTGCTGAGGATGAGGATTCTGATGAGCGTGTTGATTTGAAAACTGTTgtggagaaggagaagaagattgAAATGCCACGTgcggaggaagaggaagaggtggaagaagaagaagaggaaaaagaagaagaagaagaagaggagaaaGTTGAGTTGCCACCAGAAGATTGTGACTTGTTCACTGGGGAGTGGGTTTTGGATAACGTGACACACCCTTTGTACAAAGAAGACAAGTGTGAGTTTCTCACTTCGCAAGTGACATGCATGAAGAATGGACGACCAGATTCTTTGTATCAGAATTGGAAGTGGAAGCCAAGAGATTGTTCTCTGCCAAA GTTCAAACCGAAGCTTTTGTTTCAGAAGATTAGAGGGAAGAGGCTTATGTTTGTTGGAGATTCACTGAATAGGAACCAGTGGGAATCAATGGTTTGTATGGTCAATTCTGCGGTTCCTTCACATAACAAGACCTGGTACAAGACTGGTTCACTTGCTATCTTCAAAATCCAG GAGCCGGAGCACGTTACCACGGTGGAATTCTATTGGGCACCATTCCTTGTAGAGTCAAATTCAGATGATCCAAACATGCACAGCATATTAAACCGTATAATCATGCCTGAATCAATAGAAAAACATGGAGTGAATTGGAAGGATGTGGACTACTTGATCTTTAACACCTACATATGGTGGATGAACACTTTCTCTATGAAAGTCCT ACGAGGGTCATTTGATGAAGGATCCACGGAATATGATGAAGTTCCTCGGCCAATAGCATATGGGAGAGTCATTAACACATGGTCAAAATGGATAGATGACAACATTGACCCAAATCGAACCAAAGTTTTCTTCAGCAGCACGTCCCCTCTTCATATCAA GAGTGAGAATTGGAACAACCCAAATGGTATAAAATGTGCCAAGGAGATCACTCCGGTTCTCAACATGTCAACCCCATTGGATGTAGGGACAGATCGTCGCCTTTTTACAATTGCCAACAATGTGACTCAGTCAATGAAGGTGCCAGTGTACTTCATTAACATCACTTCTTTGTCAGAATTGAGAAAAGATGCACACACTTCTGTTTACACCATACGCCAAGGCAAAATGCTAACTCCAGAACAACAAGCTGATCCTACTACTTATGCCGATTGCATCCATTGGTGTTTACCAGGATTACCTGACACTTGGAACGAGTTCCTCTATACAAGGATCATCTCTCAATCTTGA